Proteins from a single region of Thiomicrorhabdus sp. Kp2:
- a CDS encoding EAL domain-containing protein, whose amino-acid sequence MKNLFMQTFYETSIKQKFLIFVLGFLWLSIASVIEIAHQYQEHKEQFQQYAIAFTNQQDIQQKRAETVLTALSEYYTSQTIKSYSDFRSFSQGLIDIKNGATIGLADLISRDKKPAVESNMQALGYESFSISNRHFFKEQESNEKLGFLTVTMVSPLDPKRSTYLSEDLFSIPGLVNTFQVAIKNNQPQTLLLTESRTHQVQKLIFTPVFLNSPDLMTHEQRLKQVRGVVFILEPLEENLLKQASHFFDRAHTTISFNQAGSVHTIQVANDSYEHLSDNWFNLPFSTSILLPTNSSSETIKITRTLHPSEIDQIALLIVILIASLLYFLLVTLIFTLIRYTRNLRLTQTRLSQIIETSQDAVIITNEEGFIIDWNPEAETLFKHPKSKALGECVFCLIFDTNLQIDIEDSDSKQQAIELFYRTLQLNIDNIDKHNGSRKIECILHDSAHKPITAEIATSVLKIRDNTEISLFIKDITYQRQTEEAITKMAYFDSLTQLENRTFFKTAVDQFINDQPESHLALLFLDLDGFKQVNDTLGHNIGDELLKVVAKRIQNSLRGNHGNNHICRFGGDEFVILLKNVDEKNSSQISLRILNQIERTIKIAEDELQVSASIGIAMYPEHGKDVDTLLRHADTAMYQSKALGKNTYSLYHDAMEESIAERSLIEKHLRKAIQNDEFNLVYQPQINLETGAIIGVEALIRWNNPVLGFVAPDKFIPIAEESQLILTIGEWVTKACIAQLQAWKDTEFDSLHIAMNVSSVQFESPYFLGFVRKLMELSGIHNHLLEIELTERTVMNNVTENINRFNQIRSSGFGLSVDDFGTGYSSLSYLKKFPLSILKIDKSFIDGIPIDEEDIIITTAILNLAHSLSMKVVAEGVETEEQLKFLQKLKCNIAQGYFISSPLSIQDLESWLQKNQRNFFHKQAHLSIDSNNA is encoded by the coding sequence TTGAAAAACTTATTCATGCAAACCTTTTATGAAACTTCAATAAAACAGAAATTCCTGATTTTTGTATTGGGTTTCTTATGGTTATCTATCGCATCTGTCATTGAAATTGCTCATCAATACCAAGAACATAAAGAACAATTTCAACAATATGCTATTGCATTCACCAACCAACAAGATATTCAACAAAAACGTGCAGAAACCGTTTTAACGGCTCTTTCTGAGTACTATACATCGCAAACCATTAAGTCCTACTCTGACTTTAGAAGCTTTTCTCAGGGGTTAATCGATATCAAAAATGGGGCTACCATAGGTTTGGCAGACTTAATTTCTCGTGACAAAAAACCAGCTGTTGAGTCGAATATGCAAGCACTTGGATACGAATCCTTTTCAATTTCAAATAGACACTTCTTTAAAGAACAAGAAAGTAATGAGAAACTGGGTTTTTTAACTGTCACGATGGTTTCACCACTCGACCCAAAACGTTCTACCTATTTATCGGAGGATCTTTTCTCCATTCCAGGTTTGGTGAATACATTTCAAGTCGCCATCAAAAATAATCAACCACAAACTCTACTTTTAACTGAAAGTAGAACCCATCAAGTACAAAAGCTTATCTTTACGCCTGTCTTTTTGAACTCGCCTGACTTAATGACGCATGAACAAAGATTGAAACAGGTCAGAGGAGTCGTATTTATATTAGAGCCCCTAGAAGAAAATCTACTAAAGCAAGCATCCCATTTTTTTGATCGTGCACATACCACAATCAGCTTTAATCAAGCTGGCTCAGTACACACAATACAAGTCGCCAATGATAGTTATGAGCATTTGTCCGATAATTGGTTTAACTTACCGTTTTCAACTTCAATCTTACTGCCTACAAACTCATCATCAGAAACCATTAAAATCACCAGAACCTTGCACCCATCAGAAATCGATCAAATCGCGTTATTGATCGTGATTTTAATTGCTAGCTTACTCTACTTTTTATTGGTAACCCTCATATTTACACTTATACGCTATACGCGAAACCTTCGTCTTACACAAACGAGATTGTCGCAAATTATAGAGACCTCACAAGACGCTGTCATCATCACAAATGAAGAGGGTTTTATTATTGATTGGAATCCCGAAGCGGAGACCCTATTCAAGCACCCCAAATCCAAAGCGCTTGGTGAATGCGTATTCTGCTTAATCTTTGACACGAATTTGCAAATTGATATAGAAGACAGTGATTCTAAACAACAGGCGATTGAACTGTTTTACAGAACACTTCAGCTCAATATAGATAATATTGATAAGCATAATGGTTCCCGAAAAATTGAGTGTATTTTGCACGATAGTGCACACAAACCAATAACAGCTGAAATCGCCACATCGGTACTCAAGATTAGAGACAATACCGAAATCAGCCTCTTTATCAAAGACATTACTTACCAAAGACAAACCGAAGAAGCCATTACAAAAATGGCCTATTTCGACTCTTTGACTCAACTCGAAAATCGCACTTTTTTCAAAACAGCTGTTGACCAGTTTATTAATGACCAGCCAGAATCACATTTAGCCCTTCTGTTTTTAGATCTTGACGGCTTTAAACAAGTGAATGATACGCTTGGGCATAATATTGGTGACGAACTGCTCAAAGTCGTCGCTAAACGCATTCAAAACAGTTTAAGGGGCAACCATGGCAATAACCATATTTGTCGTTTTGGTGGCGATGAGTTTGTCATCCTACTCAAAAACGTGGATGAAAAAAATAGCTCTCAAATCTCGTTAAGAATTCTTAATCAAATTGAACGAACCATTAAAATTGCAGAAGATGAATTACAGGTTTCTGCCAGTATTGGTATCGCCATGTATCCTGAACATGGTAAAGATGTGGACACCCTGCTTAGACACGCCGACACCGCCATGTATCAATCAAAAGCGTTAGGGAAAAACACCTATTCGCTTTATCACGACGCCATGGAAGAGAGCATTGCAGAAAGAAGCTTAATTGAAAAACATCTAAGAAAGGCTATCCAAAACGATGAGTTTAACTTGGTTTATCAACCGCAAATCAACTTAGAAACTGGCGCTATCATTGGTGTAGAAGCGTTGATACGCTGGAACAATCCCGTACTAGGCTTTGTGGCCCCCGATAAGTTCATCCCTATTGCTGAAGAGAGCCAATTGATACTCACGATAGGCGAGTGGGTCACGAAAGCCTGTATTGCGCAACTACAGGCCTGGAAAGATACCGAATTTGATTCGCTACACATTGCCATGAACGTCAGTAGCGTTCAGTTTGAAAGCCCGTATTTTTTAGGTTTTGTAAGAAAGCTGATGGAACTCTCAGGCATTCATAACCACCTACTTGAAATTGAGTTAACCGAACGCACGGTTATGAATAATGTCACGGAGAATATCAATCGTTTTAACCAAATTCGCTCTAGTGGTTTTGGCCTCTCGGTTGATGATTTTGGAACAGGCTATTCTTCTTTAAGCTACCTTAAAAAGTTCCCTTTAAGTATCTTAAAAATTGATAAATCGTTCATTGATGGCATTCCTATCGATGAAGAAGATATTATCATTACAACCGCCATATTAAACTTAGCTCACAGCTTAAGCATGAAGGTGGTCGCAGAAGGCGTTGAAACCGAAGAACAGTTAAAGTTTTTGCAAAAATTAAAATGCAATATTGCCCAGGGTTACTTCATCAGTTCACCACTTAGCATTCAAGATTTAGAATCCTGGCTACAAAAAAACCAACGCAATTTTTTTCATAAGCAAGCCCATTTATCCATAGACTCAAACAATGCGTAA
- a CDS encoding EAL and HDOD domain-containing protein translates to MSEVFIGRQPILDRDMNVFAYELQFHQGINPNNKTLQATAELIKEIEDNIGFQSIVGNHNVLLNLPKELLKKTALPQFDTHYQLVLEIPNNITKDVDVLRHLKELKADGASIALDDFIDDESSIRLASISDYVKIDPESHSEVQIRKMLADLQDKNIKVIAEKVETEEMFLYLKKLGFDYFQGYFFTNPLIINGQKLSGNKLTLLQLLAKVNDSNTDFAELSDIISQDVALSHKLLVAINNPAAMIPIRVESVADAVKYMGIKRLKFWVNMLMLSSMEDVPQELLTTSLMRAKFCELLAEASGYSSDKDSFFLVGLFSNLGAFFKTPIDKIVAQMPLAEDLVEALVDNEGPMGEALKVLVSIERVNSTLESLHYDGLSINQVGKSFMAANAWAQQVIAD, encoded by the coding sequence ATGTCAGAAGTATTCATTGGAAGACAGCCAATTTTAGATAGGGATATGAATGTCTTTGCTTATGAATTACAGTTTCATCAAGGGATTAATCCTAATAATAAAACGCTTCAAGCCACCGCTGAACTCATAAAAGAGATAGAAGATAATATTGGTTTTCAGTCGATTGTTGGCAATCATAATGTGCTACTAAACCTACCCAAAGAACTTCTTAAAAAAACCGCATTGCCGCAGTTTGATACCCATTACCAACTCGTTTTAGAGATACCCAATAACATCACCAAAGATGTTGATGTATTGCGTCATTTAAAAGAGTTAAAAGCCGATGGTGCGAGCATTGCGCTAGATGATTTTATTGATGATGAGTCCAGTATTCGTCTTGCCAGTATTAGTGATTATGTGAAAATTGATCCAGAATCGCATAGCGAAGTTCAAATCAGAAAAATGCTTGCAGATTTACAAGATAAAAATATCAAAGTCATTGCGGAAAAGGTAGAAACAGAAGAGATGTTTCTCTATTTGAAAAAGCTTGGCTTTGATTATTTTCAAGGTTATTTTTTCACTAACCCACTCATTATTAACGGGCAAAAACTGAGTGGCAACAAGCTTACATTGTTGCAACTTTTAGCAAAAGTGAACGATTCCAATACGGATTTTGCAGAGCTTTCGGATATCATCTCTCAAGATGTGGCATTAAGCCATAAGCTGTTGGTGGCGATTAACAATCCAGCTGCTATGATTCCTATTAGAGTGGAAAGCGTGGCCGATGCCGTCAAGTATATGGGCATTAAACGTTTAAAGTTTTGGGTGAATATGTTGATGCTGTCGAGTATGGAAGATGTTCCACAGGAGTTATTAACGACGTCATTAATGCGCGCTAAGTTTTGTGAGTTATTGGCAGAAGCATCAGGCTATTCCAGTGATAAAGACAGTTTCTTTTTAGTGGGCTTATTCTCAAATTTAGGTGCTTTCTTTAAAACGCCAATTGATAAAATTGTGGCACAAATGCCATTAGCAGAAGACCTGGTCGAGGCATTGGTTGATAATGAAGGTCCAATGGGTGAAGCGCTTAAAGTACTGGTGAGTATTGAGCGCGTTAATTCCACCTTAGAAAGCTTGCATTATGATGGTTTAAGTATTAATCAGGTTGGCAAAAGCTTTATGGCAGCCAATGCTTGGGCTCAACAGGTTATTGCTGACTGA
- a CDS encoding dihydroorotase, which translates to MSKFSNTHSQQLLISQATIVNEGKQFVGDVLIENGRIQKIAPKIEVGADKVIDASGLMLLPGMIDDQVHFRDPGLTSKGDIATESKAAVAGGTTSFMDMPNVKPTTTTIENLEAKYQIGAEKAWTNYSFYFGATNDNLEELKQVNPKNVCGVKIFMGASTGNMLVDREQALRDIFTYSPTLITTHCEDTPMIKAQEEKYREQYGDNIPMSAHPEIRCREACYKSSSFAVQLAKETGADLHILHLTTAEEMALFEPGPVKGKKITAEACVHHLWFTEEDYETRGTYIKCNPAIKKMSDREAIRQAVREGRIDIIATDHAPHTDEEKQNSYFMAPAGLPQVQQSLSALLDMVHDGVFDLETIVQKTAHNVAIRYQIEDRGYIREGYWADLVLVDMNKPHVDDKAHNLYKCQWSPWEGHTFKSSVISTIVSGELKYHQGEFADFTPGHRLLFDR; encoded by the coding sequence ATGTCGAAATTTTCGAACACCCACTCACAACAACTCCTTATTTCACAAGCAACCATCGTTAACGAAGGAAAGCAATTTGTTGGTGATGTATTGATTGAGAATGGACGAATCCAAAAGATTGCGCCTAAGATTGAAGTTGGAGCCGATAAGGTGATTGACGCATCAGGATTGATGTTGTTGCCAGGTATGATTGACGATCAAGTGCATTTTCGTGATCCAGGTTTAACTTCTAAAGGTGATATTGCTACTGAATCAAAGGCGGCTGTAGCTGGAGGGACAACCAGCTTTATGGATATGCCGAATGTTAAACCAACAACAACGACCATTGAAAACCTAGAAGCAAAATACCAAATTGGTGCTGAAAAAGCATGGACAAACTACTCGTTTTATTTTGGTGCGACTAATGACAACCTGGAAGAGTTAAAGCAGGTAAATCCTAAGAATGTCTGCGGTGTTAAAATCTTTATGGGGGCGTCAACGGGTAATATGTTGGTGGATAGAGAGCAGGCGCTTAGAGATATTTTTACCTACAGCCCAACCTTGATTACCACGCATTGTGAAGATACTCCGATGATTAAGGCGCAAGAAGAGAAATATCGTGAGCAGTACGGGGATAATATTCCGATGTCAGCCCACCCTGAAATTAGATGCCGTGAAGCTTGTTATAAATCATCTTCTTTTGCCGTACAGCTTGCCAAAGAAACGGGGGCCGATTTACATATCTTGCACTTAACTACCGCCGAAGAGATGGCCTTGTTTGAACCGGGGCCTGTTAAGGGTAAAAAAATTACAGCAGAAGCGTGTGTTCATCACTTGTGGTTTACTGAAGAGGACTATGAAACACGCGGTACTTATATTAAGTGCAACCCTGCCATTAAAAAAATGTCAGACAGAGAGGCTATTCGCCAAGCGGTAAGAGAGGGACGGATTGATATTATTGCCACCGATCATGCGCCACATACCGATGAAGAAAAACAGAACAGTTATTTTATGGCTCCAGCAGGGTTACCGCAGGTACAACAGTCATTGTCTGCCTTATTAGATATGGTGCATGATGGCGTGTTTGATCTTGAGACCATTGTTCAAAAGACAGCGCATAATGTGGCGATTCGTTACCAAATTGAAGACCGTGGTTATATTCGAGAAGGTTATTGGGCCGATTTGGTCTTAGTGGACATGAATAAACCTCACGTGGACGATAAAGCGCATAATTTATATAAATGCCAGTGGTCACCGTGGGAAGGGCATACCTTTAAGTCTAGCGTAATCAGTACGATTGTCTCTGGAGAGCTAAAGTATCACCAAGGTGAGTTTGCCGACTTTACACCAGGACATCGTCTGTTATTTGACCGTTAG
- the yidD gene encoding membrane protein insertion efficiency factor YidD codes for MRNPIGWLIVLLVRFYQLFISPLLGPRCRFYPTCSSYTIEAIKTHGVLCGSWLAIKRIGRCHPANPGGVDPVPKCGCKSACEKNKSKD; via the coding sequence ATGCGTAATCCAATTGGTTGGCTAATTGTATTATTGGTGCGTTTTTACCAACTGTTTATCAGCCCACTCCTTGGGCCAAGATGTCGCTTTTACCCTACCTGCTCAAGCTACACCATTGAAGCCATAAAAACCCACGGTGTTTTATGTGGTTCTTGGCTCGCCATTAAACGCATTGGACGATGCCATCCTGCCAACCCAGGAGGCGTTGATCCTGTTCCAAAATGTGGCTGCAAATCCGCTTGCGAAAAAAATAAATCCAAAGATTAA
- a CDS encoding NAD-dependent succinate-semialdehyde dehydrogenase: MAMRSINPATGELLIEFDTWDEETLEYTLTQAGYMFEDWSKLTPIEDRCMMMKRVADVLRDDIEPLAELITLEMGKSINEAQAEIEKCAWVCDFYAENGPAYLADETIETDASKSYVAYLPLGVVLAVMPWNFPFWQVFRCVAPALIAGNVAVLKHASNVPQCALAMEEVFRKAGFPDHVFSNLMIGSDLVENAIRHSAVRGVALTGSEHAGRTVASIAGAELKKTVLELGGSDAFIVLDSANIKEAVQGAVKGRFQNMGQSCIASKRFIVDQFIADDFVAQFKEAIEEKFVAGDPMDPNTTLAPMARQDLLDELHEQVMESVELGAKIVTGGYQLDRPGCYYAPTILTDVTSNMPAFNEEFFGPVAIVIKASEPAHALGIANGVDFGLGGSIWTNDLATAETMARGMESGATFVNNISFSDPRMPFGGVKNSGYGRELSEHGIREFTNIKSIWIK, translated from the coding sequence ATGGCAATGCGTTCAATAAATCCAGCAACGGGTGAGTTATTAATTGAATTTGATACATGGGATGAAGAGACCTTAGAGTACACACTCACCCAAGCGGGGTATATGTTTGAGGATTGGTCAAAATTAACCCCTATTGAAGATCGTTGCATGATGATGAAACGGGTAGCAGATGTTTTAAGAGATGATATTGAGCCTTTAGCAGAACTGATAACCTTAGAAATGGGAAAGAGCATCAACGAAGCGCAGGCTGAAATTGAAAAGTGTGCTTGGGTTTGCGATTTTTATGCTGAAAACGGCCCCGCGTACTTAGCCGATGAAACAATCGAAACAGATGCCAGTAAGAGTTATGTTGCTTATTTACCCTTGGGTGTGGTGTTGGCTGTTATGCCATGGAACTTTCCTTTTTGGCAGGTTTTTCGCTGTGTAGCTCCAGCGCTTATCGCAGGAAATGTTGCTGTGTTAAAACACGCATCAAACGTACCTCAATGTGCATTAGCGATGGAAGAAGTTTTTCGTAAAGCAGGCTTTCCAGACCACGTGTTCTCAAACTTAATGATTGGTTCTGATTTGGTCGAAAATGCGATTCGCCATTCAGCCGTGAGAGGGGTCGCATTAACGGGGAGTGAACATGCGGGTCGTACAGTGGCTAGTATTGCAGGTGCTGAACTCAAGAAAACCGTTCTAGAATTAGGTGGTTCAGATGCGTTTATTGTATTGGATAGTGCCAATATAAAAGAGGCGGTTCAAGGCGCGGTAAAAGGGCGTTTTCAAAATATGGGGCAGAGTTGTATTGCCTCTAAACGTTTTATTGTTGACCAATTTATTGCCGATGACTTCGTAGCACAGTTTAAAGAGGCGATTGAAGAAAAGTTTGTGGCTGGAGATCCAATGGATCCAAATACCACGCTAGCACCGATGGCACGCCAAGATTTACTGGATGAATTGCACGAACAAGTAATGGAATCTGTTGAGTTAGGCGCCAAAATTGTCACTGGAGGCTACCAACTTGACAGGCCTGGTTGCTACTATGCGCCAACCATTTTGACCGATGTAACCAGTAATATGCCCGCCTTTAATGAAGAGTTTTTTGGCCCCGTTGCGATTGTGATTAAAGCCTCTGAGCCTGCTCACGCTTTGGGCATTGCCAATGGGGTTGATTTTGGTTTGGGTGGTTCTATTTGGACAAATGACTTAGCCACCGCAGAGACCATGGCACGCGGTATGGAGTCTGGAGCGACGTTTGTGAATAACATCAGTTTTTCAGACCCTAGAATGCCATTTGGGGGTGTGAAAAATTCAGGTTATGGTCGAGAATTATCTGAGCATGGCATCCGAGAATTCACCAATATAAAATCTATTTGGATTAAGTAA
- the ppk1 gene encoding polyphosphate kinase 1: protein MSPSEVTLHEPENPIEMPTEFPRYINREKSLLEFNRRVLAQAQNDQIPLLERLKYLCISSSNMDEFFEVRLASLLELAKDPNALTFPDELPASSVVECLSETAHSIVEEQYHTLNNILIPALEKENIRFVRRNHWTEQHKEWLSNYFEQALQPVLSAVGLDPSHPFPKVLNKTLNFIVSLEGKDAFGRSNGLAIVPVPRSLPRIIKLPTEATDGENDFVFLSSILHANVSRLFPGMTVTGCYQFRVTRNTNLFIDEEEVDDLMSALRGELTGRQYGGAVRLEVADNCPQHMIDYLLDRFKLDKTALYEVNGPVNLHRLDAVPGMANRADLQFSPYTQKTYNLKERPSKNAFKIFTRHKETSDNLFEKIKQKDILLHHPYDSFSPVIEFLTKAATDPNVLAIRMTLYRTGEDSLIIKALERAAQNGKEVTAVVELRARFDEDNNILQATRLQDAGVHVVYGVVGYKTHAKMILVVRREGDLIRYYTHMGTGNYHHITTRFYSDFGLITANPAIGRDASKIFQQLTSLGDTKNLEVLLQSPFTLKSGMIERINREAEHARQGKSAKIIAKMNGLEEQGVIDALYEASQAGVNIQLIVRGICSLRPGVPGLSENITVTSIIGRFLEHHRIYYFENSGGKPELFCSSADWMRRNLIARVETCFPILDDDCFQQVYTEGLAMYLQDNTGAWVLQPDGSYLPKEPNGAEAYNAQSLLIEKYSH, encoded by the coding sequence ATGTCACCAAGCGAAGTCACCCTGCACGAGCCTGAAAACCCAATAGAAATGCCAACAGAATTTCCACGTTATATTAACCGTGAAAAGAGCTTGCTTGAGTTCAATAGACGGGTTTTGGCTCAAGCTCAAAACGACCAAATTCCGCTATTAGAACGTTTAAAGTATCTGTGTATTTCTAGTAGCAATATGGACGAGTTTTTTGAAGTCCGTTTGGCCAGTTTATTAGAGCTTGCTAAAGACCCTAATGCATTGACTTTTCCAGATGAACTTCCAGCAAGTAGTGTAGTGGAATGTCTCTCTGAGACCGCACATAGCATTGTTGAAGAGCAATACCATACTTTAAACAATATACTCATTCCTGCCTTAGAGAAAGAGAATATTCGTTTTGTTCGCCGCAACCATTGGACAGAACAGCACAAAGAGTGGCTAAGCAACTATTTTGAACAAGCTTTACAGCCTGTTTTAAGTGCGGTTGGTTTAGACCCATCTCATCCGTTTCCTAAGGTCTTGAACAAAACCTTAAACTTTATTGTCTCTTTAGAAGGTAAAGATGCGTTTGGCCGTTCAAACGGCCTCGCCATTGTGCCAGTTCCTCGCTCTTTGCCACGCATTATCAAGCTTCCTACTGAGGCAACCGACGGCGAAAATGATTTTGTGTTTCTCTCATCCATTCTGCACGCCAATGTCTCTAGACTTTTCCCAGGCATGACTGTAACAGGCTGTTATCAGTTTCGTGTAACACGTAATACTAACCTCTTTATAGATGAAGAAGAGGTGGATGACCTTATGAGCGCTCTTCGTGGTGAATTAACAGGCCGCCAATATGGTGGTGCAGTACGTTTAGAGGTCGCCGATAACTGCCCTCAACACATGATTGATTACCTTTTAGATCGTTTTAAACTAGATAAAACAGCGCTATATGAGGTGAATGGCCCTGTTAACCTTCACCGTTTAGATGCCGTACCAGGCATGGCAAACCGAGCAGATTTGCAATTTTCTCCGTACACACAGAAGACATATAACTTAAAAGAGCGCCCATCTAAAAATGCGTTTAAAATTTTTACCCGCCATAAAGAAACCAGCGACAACCTATTTGAAAAAATCAAACAAAAAGACATTTTATTACACCATCCTTATGACTCTTTTTCGCCCGTTATCGAGTTTTTAACGAAAGCGGCAACCGACCCTAATGTACTTGCGATTCGTATGACCCTATATCGAACTGGAGAAGACTCTCTCATCATTAAGGCGTTAGAAAGAGCGGCTCAAAATGGTAAAGAAGTTACCGCCGTGGTTGAGCTTCGCGCCCGTTTTGATGAAGACAACAATATCCTTCAAGCCACACGTTTACAAGACGCTGGTGTGCATGTTGTGTATGGAGTAGTTGGCTATAAAACGCATGCTAAAATGATTTTAGTGGTGCGTCGTGAAGGTGATTTAATTCGTTACTACACACACATGGGAACGGGAAATTATCATCATATTACCACCCGTTTTTATTCCGACTTTGGTTTGATTACTGCCAACCCAGCCATTGGTCGGGATGCTTCAAAAATATTCCAACAATTAACCAGTTTAGGCGACACTAAAAATCTAGAAGTCTTATTACAATCCCCCTTCACTTTAAAAAGCGGCATGATTGAACGAATTAACCGCGAAGCTGAACATGCTCGACAAGGTAAATCGGCTAAAATTATTGCCAAAATGAATGGCTTAGAAGAGCAAGGTGTTATTGATGCGCTTTATGAAGCTTCGCAAGCGGGGGTAAACATTCAACTGATTGTCCGTGGTATTTGTAGTTTAAGACCTGGTGTACCAGGCCTGTCAGAAAACATTACCGTGACCTCAATCATTGGCCGTTTTTTAGAACACCACCGTATCTACTATTTTGAGAATAGTGGCGGTAAACCTGAACTGTTCTGCTCAAGCGCAGACTGGATGAGACGAAATCTTATCGCTCGTGTTGAAACTTGCTTCCCTATTTTGGATGACGACTGTTTTCAACAAGTCTATACAGAAGGCCTTGCCATGTATTTACAAGACAATACTGGCGCTTGGGTTTTACAGCCTGATGGCAGTTATCTACCCAAAGAACCCAATGGCGCTGAAGCATACAATGCGCAGTCCTTACTTATTGAAAAATACAGCCATTAG
- a CDS encoding ABC transporter substrate-binding protein: protein MLIIRIYQRILRFIANNKYPSQVGKANLFHKALNGLMTNTNPPCFHSETCIPPLFFKPALSLKKVLFVVLCSVTFSASAFTQVPQSKTDKPFFESPVETQKKLPVCLYIASYAPGYPWQNGIERGIRQSLNDKCELKTFFMNTKQVFKESELEKIGVQAIDFIASNNPDVVIVSDDNATKYVLEKHYKNSRIPFVFCGVNNTGSTYNLPYKNTTGMIEKNPTEYLLKLLFNISPSKTRVAFLTSNGTTAKKDVIEFKQLADQLGIKHQAYQIQDENEWRKVYKKVQESDDIDLIYFSNRAAFNTWDHQKNIDWALQHNHKLSFTTQDWMMPYVAVGINKIPDEQGVWAGQAALEILKGTPPSEIAVVPNQNVQLWINKEFARPFKKELPENVFSKSIIYDAKVAH from the coding sequence GTGTTAATTATTAGAATATATCAACGTATTTTACGATTTATAGCTAATAATAAGTACCCTAGCCAAGTAGGCAAAGCCAATCTATTTCATAAAGCACTAAATGGCTTAATGACCAACACTAATCCCCCTTGTTTTCACTCAGAAACCTGCATACCCCCCCTCTTTTTCAAGCCAGCACTTTCTTTGAAAAAAGTGCTGTTTGTCGTGCTTTGTAGCGTGACTTTTTCAGCGAGTGCATTTACACAAGTTCCGCAATCCAAAACCGATAAGCCATTCTTTGAAAGCCCCGTTGAGACTCAAAAAAAGCTTCCAGTTTGCCTATATATCGCTTCTTATGCACCTGGTTACCCTTGGCAGAATGGAATAGAACGAGGCATAAGACAAAGCTTGAATGACAAATGTGAACTTAAAACTTTCTTTATGAATACCAAACAAGTATTTAAAGAGAGTGAACTTGAAAAAATTGGGGTACAAGCGATTGATTTTATTGCGTCCAACAACCCCGATGTTGTGATTGTTTCAGATGACAACGCTACCAAGTATGTACTTGAAAAACATTATAAAAACAGCCGTATTCCATTTGTATTTTGCGGGGTAAATAACACAGGATCAACCTACAACCTTCCGTATAAAAATACCACGGGTATGATTGAAAAAAACCCGACAGAATATTTATTAAAACTCTTGTTTAATATTAGCCCATCAAAAACTCGAGTGGCCTTTCTAACCTCCAATGGAACGACGGCCAAAAAAGATGTTATTGAATTTAAGCAACTCGCAGATCAACTTGGCATTAAACATCAGGCTTATCAAATACAAGATGAAAATGAGTGGCGTAAAGTCTATAAAAAGGTGCAGGAAAGTGACGATATCGACCTTATCTATTTTTCTAACCGAGCCGCTTTTAATACCTGGGATCATCAAAAAAATATTGACTGGGCTTTACAACACAACCATAAACTTTCTTTCACAACACAAGATTGGATGATGCCTTATGTTGCTGTAGGTATTAATAAGATTCCTGATGAACAAGGTGTTTGGGCTGGACAAGCGGCACTTGAAATTTTAAAGGGTACGCCTCCAAGCGAAATTGCAGTTGTACCAAATCAAAACGTCCAACTATGGATTAATAAAGAGTTTGCTAGACCTTTTAAAAAAGAGCTTCCTGAAAACGTTTTTTCAAAGTCCATCATTTATGATGCAAAGGTAGCTCATTGA